From a region of the uncultured Desulfatiglans sp. genome:
- the dnaJ gene encoding Chaperone protein DnaJ, with protein MARDFYEILGVSRTATQEEVKKAYRKLARKWHPDINPGNVEAEQTFKEISQAYDCLGNPEKRKLYDEFGEEGLQSGFDAGKAREYKSWQEAYKQQAGAGRAGPEFGRYQSYEDIFGDIFDFGGGGKTFRGRGPRKGRDVEHPMEVDLISALKGFETELSMQKMTACALCKGSGMDPNSKLTTCPACGGSGRINVAEGPMRFTKPCPQCGGHGQIGRPCPQCGGTGQVMGEERIRVVIPEGVKEGSKVRVAGKGEPGMDGGPPGDLFLIIHIKPHPLLRREDDNLYMDLPVTVTEAIKGGIVTVPTPKGTVKVKVPPRSQSGQTLKLRGKGAKNPKTKAYGDLMLKLVVKVPKTDDEQALKAAEALSSFYQEDIREGIRF; from the coding sequence ATGGCAAGAGATTTCTATGAGATCCTCGGTGTTTCGCGCACAGCTACCCAGGAGGAGGTCAAGAAGGCCTACCGGAAGCTTGCAAGAAAATGGCACCCTGATATCAACCCCGGGAATGTCGAGGCGGAGCAGACCTTCAAGGAGATCTCGCAGGCGTATGACTGCCTCGGGAACCCGGAGAAACGGAAGCTTTACGACGAGTTCGGCGAGGAAGGGCTCCAGTCCGGCTTCGACGCGGGAAAGGCCAGGGAATACAAGAGCTGGCAGGAGGCCTACAAACAGCAGGCGGGCGCAGGCCGGGCCGGGCCGGAGTTCGGCCGGTATCAAAGCTATGAGGACATTTTCGGGGATATCTTCGATTTTGGTGGCGGGGGCAAGACCTTCCGGGGACGAGGCCCCCGAAAGGGCAGGGACGTCGAACATCCCATGGAGGTGGACCTGATCTCCGCCTTGAAAGGCTTCGAGACGGAATTGTCGATGCAGAAAATGACGGCCTGCGCTTTGTGCAAGGGCTCCGGGATGGATCCCAATTCCAAGCTGACCACCTGTCCTGCATGCGGTGGCTCCGGGCGGATCAACGTGGCCGAAGGGCCCATGCGCTTCACCAAGCCCTGCCCGCAGTGCGGAGGGCATGGTCAGATCGGACGCCCATGTCCGCAGTGCGGCGGCACCGGCCAGGTGATGGGGGAGGAGCGGATCCGCGTGGTGATACCCGAGGGGGTGAAAGAAGGGTCCAAAGTGCGCGTTGCAGGGAAGGGAGAGCCGGGAATGGACGGCGGCCCACCGGGCGATCTCTTCCTCATCATTCACATCAAACCTCATCCTTTGCTCAGGCGCGAGGATGACAACCTTTACATGGATCTGCCTGTCACTGTGACGGAGGCGATCAAGGGGGGCATCGTGACGGTTCCCACTCCCAAGGGAACGGTGAAGGTCAAGGTGCCGCCGCGCAGTCAGAGCGGGCAGACCCTCAAACTGCGCGGGAAGGGTGCGAAGAACCCGAAAACCAAGGCATACGGCGATCTGATGTTGAAACTGGTGGTCAAGGTGCCCAAGACCGATGACGAGCAGGCCCTGAAGGCCGCGGAGGCCCTGTCGTCCTTTTATCAGGAAGACATCCGGGAAGGGATTCGGTTTTAG
- a CDS encoding conserved hypothetical protein (Evidence 4 : Unknown function but conserved in other organisms), translating into MTKEYWTITEVIEAFELDEDLLSELESEEIVCPICTEESAAKLFSAGDLETLRLTKIFMEDMGVNLPGVEVILRMRQNMIDMRRQFDAILEELAGQLKK; encoded by the coding sequence ATGACCAAAGAATACTGGACGATTACGGAAGTGATCGAGGCCTTTGAACTGGATGAGGACCTTCTGTCCGAGCTCGAATCCGAGGAGATCGTCTGTCCGATATGCACCGAGGAAAGCGCCGCCAAACTCTTCAGCGCCGGGGATCTGGAAACCCTCAGGCTGACGAAGATCTTCATGGAGGACATGGGGGTCAACCTCCCGGGGGTGGAGGTTATTTTGCGTATGCGTCAGAACATGATCGATATGCGCCGGCAGTTCGATGCAATCCTCGAGGAATTGGCCGGACAACTCAAGAAATGA